In one window of Cytophagaceae bacterium ABcell3 DNA:
- a CDS encoding DUF58 domain-containing protein: protein MKLIKTLYFTKRLFILLGASAVVFVLSFFFPILNAPAAFLFLAVAAFLLLDVAMLFSGRRRIIASRSIPPRLSNGDENPTCVRLRNNYPYAVNITLTDELPIQLQERDFSRSSRLRSGKGKEVIYHIRPFERGLYQFGRINVFVKGLLGLAERRFIFSQEQEVPVYPSFLQMRRYEMLAFSSRVFDTGIRRLRRSGNTMEFEQIKEYVAGDDIRTINRNATARAAKLMVNQYQDERSRSVYCIIDKGRAMKMPFEKMTLLDYAINATLAISNIVLKKDDKAGLITFDHQIESMVTAERKGATLQKVMHNLYNLQTSFTEPDFPLLYTHISRKINQRSLMLLFTNFESLSSLRRQLPYLRKLALNHLLVVIFFENTELKALAEQKASDTGAIYVKTIAEKLNFEKKLIRKELEIFGIASVLTTPQELTLSTINKYMEVKARNML, encoded by the coding sequence GTGAAGCTCATTAAAACATTATATTTTACAAAGCGACTTTTTATCCTGCTTGGGGCAAGTGCGGTGGTGTTTGTATTGTCATTTTTCTTTCCAATTTTAAATGCGCCTGCTGCTTTTCTGTTTTTGGCCGTAGCTGCTTTTCTGTTATTGGATGTGGCCATGCTATTTAGTGGCCGTAGGCGTATAATTGCTTCCAGAAGTATTCCCCCAAGGCTTTCAAATGGCGATGAAAACCCGACATGCGTACGCTTAAGGAACAATTACCCCTATGCTGTAAATATTACTTTGACAGATGAGCTTCCCATTCAACTGCAGGAAAGGGATTTTTCCCGCTCCTCAAGATTGCGTTCGGGTAAAGGCAAAGAGGTCATATACCATATACGCCCTTTTGAAAGAGGGTTATATCAGTTTGGCCGTATTAATGTTTTTGTAAAAGGTTTGCTGGGTTTGGCAGAACGGAGGTTTATATTTTCGCAAGAACAAGAGGTTCCTGTTTACCCTTCTTTTCTTCAAATGCGGAGGTATGAAATGCTTGCCTTTAGCAGTCGGGTTTTTGACACCGGTATCCGTCGCTTGCGTAGGTCTGGCAACACGATGGAATTTGAGCAAATAAAGGAATATGTTGCTGGCGATGATATTCGTACTATTAACAGAAATGCTACGGCTAGGGCTGCCAAGTTGATGGTCAATCAATACCAGGATGAAAGGTCCAGGTCAGTCTATTGTATTATAGACAAAGGTCGGGCTATGAAAATGCCTTTTGAAAAAATGACACTTTTGGACTATGCTATCAATGCCACGCTGGCCATTTCTAATATTGTTCTAAAAAAAGACGATAAGGCAGGTTTAATAACTTTTGATCATCAAATAGAAAGCATGGTAACGGCCGAAAGGAAAGGGGCTACTTTGCAGAAGGTTATGCACAACCTGTATAACCTTCAAACAAGTTTTACAGAGCCTGATTTTCCTTTGCTTTATACCCACATTAGCCGTAAAATCAACCAACGCAGTCTTATGCTGTTGTTTACCAATTTTGAGTCTCTTTCATCCCTCCGACGGCAGTTGCCTTATTTAAGAAAATTGGCCCTCAACCATTTGTTGGTTGTTATATTCTTTGAAAATACTGAACTAAAAGCGCTAGCGGAACAAAAAGCTTCTGATACAGGAGCTATTTATGTAAAAACGATTGCCGAAAAGTTAAATTTTGAGAAAAAGCTTATACGCAAAGAGTTGGAGATTTTCGGCATTGCCTCGGTATTGACCACACCTCAGGAACTTACCTTGTCCACCATCAATAAATACATGGAGGTTAAGGCTAGGAATATGCTTTAA
- a CDS encoding MoxR family ATPase has translation MEEQLFENRTDLDKLATSAEAIRAEVSKLVVGQDRMVNLLITAILCDGHVLIEGVPGVAKTLTAKALSKTISAGFSRIQFTPDLMPSDVLGTSVFNMKTTDFDFKKGPIFSNIILIDEINRAPAKTQSSLFEVMEERQVTIDGQTYLMGKPFMVLATQNPVEQEGTYRLPEAQLDRFLFKIDVTYPSRKEEVQMLYNHHKRKGAPDLSVINAVLDPEKIENFRAIVQNIHVEDKIIDYIAAIVEQTRNDRSVFLGASPRAAVALLSASKAYAALSARDFVTPEDIKELAPAIFRHRIILTPEKEMEGVPTDEVITNLINAIEVPR, from the coding sequence ATGGAAGAGCAGCTTTTTGAAAATAGAACAGATCTGGATAAACTGGCAACCTCTGCTGAAGCTATTAGGGCAGAAGTTTCTAAGCTTGTGGTAGGGCAAGACCGGATGGTAAACTTGTTGATTACAGCCATTCTTTGCGATGGGCATGTATTAATCGAGGGAGTGCCTGGGGTAGCAAAAACGTTAACAGCCAAAGCCTTGTCAAAAACCATTTCAGCAGGGTTCTCCCGTATTCAGTTCACCCCCGATCTAATGCCTTCTGATGTGTTGGGAACATCTGTTTTTAACATGAAGACTACCGACTTTGATTTTAAGAAAGGGCCTATATTTTCAAATATTATCCTGATAGATGAAATTAACCGAGCTCCTGCCAAAACACAGTCCTCCCTGTTTGAAGTCATGGAAGAGCGGCAGGTTACTATTGATGGCCAGACCTATCTTATGGGCAAGCCTTTTATGGTCCTGGCTACACAAAATCCAGTTGAACAAGAAGGTACTTATAGGTTGCCAGAAGCTCAGCTAGACAGGTTTCTGTTTAAAATAGATGTTACCTATCCATCCAGGAAGGAAGAGGTGCAGATGTTATACAACCATCATAAGAGAAAAGGTGCCCCTGACCTTTCTGTTATCAACGCTGTGTTGGATCCGGAAAAAATTGAAAACTTTAGGGCTATAGTCCAGAACATCCATGTTGAAGATAAAATCATTGACTATATAGCGGCTATTGTAGAGCAGACCAGAAATGACCGTTCGGTATTTTTGGGCGCTTCTCCTAGGGCGGCTGTTGCATTACTGTCTGCTTCTAAAGCTTATGCGGCTCTGAGTGCTCGGGATTTTGTAACTCCAGAGGATATTAAAGAGCTTGCGCCAGCAATCTTCCGTCATAGGATCATTTTGACTCCCGAAAAGGAGATGGAGGGTGTACCGACAGATGAAGTTATAACAAATCTTATCAACGCTATAGAGGTGCCAAGGTAG